GGCTATTCCGGCCCCCTCTAGGAAGCCGACCATTTAGAAGCCTCCTGAACAGAAGGCTTGAAAGACGTGCGGTTGCAGGGTAGCTACCAAGCCACCGGCAATACCAGCAATGACAGGGATCATTGCTTTTGCGCTGATTTCCTTTGCCTTTGACATACCTGTTTTCTCCACTTGTGGTTTATAAAGTGGGATAATCGGTATTATGTATAATACGTAGCGAGCGAGCCACGACTATAGAACACACATTGGTCGTGGCTTGCCAATATGTTACGCTGTGTTTGAGAAGTAAGACACGAGCTATGCAATGGTTCTGATTGGGAAGACCGTCGTCATCACTGGCGCTGCAAATGGCATAGGTAAAGGTCTTGCCAAGCGGTTCTCAGAAGAAGGTGCGCATGTAGTCTGCGCCGATATCGACCTTGCCGGCGCGCAGGCCGTGGCGGCGCAAATTGGCGGTGATGCACTCAGCTGTGATGTGTCCAAGGAAAGTGATATTCGAAATCTGATTGAGACTGTCGAGGATACGATCGCTCCGATTGATTTATTCTGTGCCAATGCGGGAATACTCACCTTAGGTGGATTTGAAGTGCCGGATGCTGAATGGGACCGCATCTGGCAGATCAACGTGATGTCTCATGTCTGGACCGCGCGGCACCTGGTCCCAAGGATGGTTGCGCGTGGTGGTGGTTATTTGATGATCACAGCATCAGCGGCTGGATTGCTCAATCAACCCGGCGCAGCCCCTTATGGCGTAACCAAACATGCGGCTGTGGGTTTTGCTGAATGGGTTGCGATGACCTATGGCGATAAAGGTCTCAGGGTTTCGGTTCTGTGTCCACAGGCCGTTCGGTCGGAGATGATACGTGGACATGAGGATTCGGTCGCCGCGATTGACGGAATAATTGAACCTGATGAGGTCGCCCAAGCCTGTGTCGAGGCGCTGGCGGATGAACGTTTTTTGATTCTTCCGCATCCACAAGTGCTTGACTATATGCGTTTAAAAACAGAAGACTACGACCGATGGTTAGGTGGAATGATGAAGCTTAATCAAAGGTTTGCTGACAGTTCTTAGCGCGGTTTCCGTCTTCTGAGCAGGCCTTCTTGCGCGACGGATGCAACCAGTTTGCCATCCTGCGAGAAGATCGAACCCCGATTGAAGCTGCGCCCCTGCCCTGTCCACGGCGACTCCATCGAATACAGATGCCAGTTTTGAAACTGCACGGGTGCATGAAACCAGATGGCATGGTCCAGACTGGCCCCATCAATTTCACCAGTGAACCAGCTCAGCCCATGGGGCCGCATTCCGGAACTGAGCAAGCTCATATCCGAGGCATAGGCCAATAGAAGATGTTGTGTGACGGTGTCCGCGTGGTTCGCTGCGCCCATGCGAAACCAGACGTGGTTCTTGTCATCTGCCTTGGCGGGTGCAAACAGGTCCAGCGGATCTATTTCGCGCACTTCGATCGGGCGCTCGCGCAGCAATTCAGCTTTCAGCTTTTCGGGAACGCGATCCAGGTATTTTTCGCGCAATTCGTCACGCGATGGATGGTGCTCGGGCGCTTGAACGTCCGGAATCGGATGCTGATGTTCCCATCCGTCATCCTGCTTGTGAAACGAGGCCGACATGTTCAAAATTTGCTTGCCATGCTGGATCGCAACCACGCGGCGGGTTGTAAAAGAACCACCATCGCGCGCGCGATCCACTTGATATATAACCGGAATTGACGGATCTCCGGGCCTTATGAAATAGGCATGCAAGGAATGGCATAGACGATCCTCGACCGTCCTGTACGCTGCCGCAAGCGCTTGCGCGATCACCTGCCCGCCGAAGATACGCGTTGGTGTCTCGCCACCAGATCCGGTTCCGCGAAACAAATCGACCTCAAGCGGTTCGATATTCAGCAGATCAAGCAATATGCGTTCGGCTTCGGTCATTCGGGGCTCTCCGGCGTCTTGGCCTTTTCCGGTATCACTCAAACACCGATCATTCAACGAGCGCCGCGTGAACAAGCGCCTTTAACTCGGCTCGGGATGGATAAGAGCTGGATGGCGAGAGCTGTGTAAAAAACACTGTTGAAAGCGCGTTGACCGGATCGATCCAGAAATAGGTGGAGGCCATCCCGCCCCAGCCATAGTCGCCAACCGAGCTTGGGGCTCGGGTGCGCGCCGGGTTCAGTACCACCGCGCCTCCGATGCCAAAGCCTGTGCCTTCCATGGGTTGCTCTGCAAAGCTTTGTGGACCCATGGATGCAATATCGTCCGGTAAATGGTTGCGAAACATGAATTCTACAGTCTTCGGCCCGAGCAATCGCGCGCCATTTGCGGTTCCTTTGTTTCGCAACATCTCGGCGAACTTGCTGTAATCGTCGATGGTACTGATCAATCCGCCACCGCCAGAAAAGGTCGTTGCCGCCTCAAACGGGGACTCTCCGGCCCGATCCACCAACCGCAATGTTTCGCCACCCGATTTTGCGGCATTCAGCGCCATGGCATCGCCTTCGAGCGGGGTGTAGAGCGAGGCAAATCGGTCCCCTGCCCCTTCAGGCACTGAAAACGCGGTTTCACTCATCCCAAGTGGTCGAAAGATGTGTTCTGTCAGAAACACGTCCAGCGGTTTGCCTGATACAACTTCTATCACGCGGCCAATCACGTCGATACCGACCGAGTACTCCCAGCGACTGCCTGGCTGAAAAGCCAGCGGCAACCCTGCCAGCACTTTAACCCGATCCGCCAGCGGGCCTTGTTTCGGGGAAAAGATCAGATCGAGCTCATCCATGGCCATTGGCAAAAGACCGGGATTGAACGGGTAGCTCAGCCCGCTGGTGTGCGTCAGCAATTGATGCAAGCTGGGCGTCGGCGCGTCCTCGGTCTGGTTCAACTGCGTTGCACCCGGGACCAAAGCTTGCATCGTTGCAAACTCTGGCAGGAAATCGGAAACCGGGGCATCTAGATGAAACAACCCTTGTTCCACCAACATCATCAAAGCAACGGACGTCACAGGCTTAGTCATCGAATAGATCCGAACCAGGCTGTCGCGCTGGAACGCGAGGTCGGTTTCAATGCAGCGGCGGCCACATGCGTGAAAGAATGCCTCTTGCCCGTTCTGGTGGATCAGAAGGGCGCTGCCTGCGTATTTCCTCTGCTCCACATATCGGTGCATCCAATTGTGGATGTCGGTCTGCGCGGTCGGATCAAATCCCATGAGGCAACTCCATCTTAATCAGGCCGATCTTGCCTTCGTGAGATCCGAGGCAACAGCGAATTCTGCTGATTTTTGCTGGATTTGTTGAAGGGCGCCGAGAATACTGCCTACGTTTTTTGCAGCGCAGATAATCCGTTTTGGGCGAAGACCGGCACATAGGCACCGAAAGCCTTAGCGCGTGCCGGGTCTGACGCGTTTCCATCCAAGGCCCGCTTGTAGACACCTTGCAGAATAC
The Ruegeria sp. SCSIO 43209 genome window above contains:
- a CDS encoding SDR family oxidoreductase; its protein translation is MVLIGKTVVITGAANGIGKGLAKRFSEEGAHVVCADIDLAGAQAVAAQIGGDALSCDVSKESDIRNLIETVEDTIAPIDLFCANAGILTLGGFEVPDAEWDRIWQINVMSHVWTARHLVPRMVARGGGYLMITASAAGLLNQPGAAPYGVTKHAAVGFAEWVAMTYGDKGLRVSVLCPQAVRSEMIRGHEDSVAAIDGIIEPDEVAQACVEALADERFLILPHPQVLDYMRLKTEDYDRWLGGMMKLNQRFADSS
- a CDS encoding acyl-CoA thioesterase II, which gives rise to MTEAERILLDLLNIEPLEVDLFRGTGSGGETPTRIFGGQVIAQALAAAYRTVEDRLCHSLHAYFIRPGDPSIPVIYQVDRARDGGSFTTRRVVAIQHGKQILNMSASFHKQDDGWEHQHPIPDVQAPEHHPSRDELREKYLDRVPEKLKAELLRERPIEVREIDPLDLFAPAKADDKNHVWFRMGAANHADTVTQHLLLAYASDMSLLSSGMRPHGLSWFTGEIDGASLDHAIWFHAPVQFQNWHLYSMESPWTGQGRSFNRGSIFSQDGKLVASVAQEGLLRRRKPR
- a CDS encoding serine hydrolase, which gives rise to MGFDPTAQTDIHNWMHRYVEQRKYAGSALLIHQNGQEAFFHACGRRCIETDLAFQRDSLVRIYSMTKPVTSVALMMLVEQGLFHLDAPVSDFLPEFATMQALVPGATQLNQTEDAPTPSLHQLLTHTSGLSYPFNPGLLPMAMDELDLIFSPKQGPLADRVKVLAGLPLAFQPGSRWEYSVGIDVIGRVIEVVSGKPLDVFLTEHIFRPLGMSETAFSVPEGAGDRFASLYTPLEGDAMALNAAKSGGETLRLVDRAGESPFEAATTFSGGGGLISTIDDYSKFAEMLRNKGTANGARLLGPKTVEFMFRNHLPDDIASMGPQSFAEQPMEGTGFGIGGAVVLNPARTRAPSSVGDYGWGGMASTYFWIDPVNALSTVFFTQLSPSSSYPSRAELKALVHAALVE